From the Patescibacteria group bacterium genome, one window contains:
- the rpmG gene encoding 50S ribosomal protein L33 — protein sequence MSQDKLIKLACSKCKRTNYWSRKNRKTVTRKIDLKKYCKWCKAQTMHKEAKK from the coding sequence ATGTCTCAAGATAAACTTATAAAACTGGCGTGCTCGAAATGCAAACGCACCAACTACTGGAGCAGGAAAAACCGAAAGACGGTTACGCGCAAGATCGACCTGAAAAAGTACTGCAAATGGTGCAAGGCACAGACGATGCACAAGGAAGCCAAGAAGTAG